From the Acidobacteriota bacterium genome, one window contains:
- a CDS encoding sigma-54 dependent transcriptional regulator: MAEALAASPPEPVEENRLGLLYGCSAPMRSVFEKIARVAPTRAIVFLTGDSGTGKDLAAQTIHLLSQRAGGTFLPLSCGALSPALIESELFGHEVGGFPSASRLHKGHFERADGGTLLLDEITEMPIELQSKLLRVLETGTLLRIGGDQPVEVDTRVIATTSQTPKGAVESGHLRQDLSYRLSVFPIHMPPLRERGEDISLLAELFLARLNRQTGSEKYFSAESIAVLEGHEWPGNVRELENVVHRAHILSDHAEIDPRCLPEEIGGRAHSGRSLHFRLGSSIADVERELILATLDYFDGNKRKTADVLGVSLKTLYNRLNAYRREEEEENQ; encoded by the coding sequence ATGGCCGAAGCCCTTGCCGCGTCGCCCCCCGAACCGGTCGAGGAGAACCGGTTGGGCCTTCTCTACGGCTGCTCCGCTCCGATGCGCAGCGTCTTCGAGAAGATTGCGCGGGTGGCACCGACCAGGGCCATCGTCTTCCTCACTGGCGACAGCGGAACCGGCAAGGACCTCGCCGCTCAGACCATCCACCTGCTCAGCCAGCGGGCCGGCGGCACCTTCCTGCCGCTGTCCTGCGGCGCCCTCTCGCCGGCGCTCATCGAGAGCGAGCTCTTCGGCCACGAGGTGGGCGGCTTTCCCAGCGCCAGCCGACTGCACAAAGGCCACTTCGAGCGCGCCGATGGGGGCACCCTGCTGCTCGACGAAATCACCGAAATGCCGATCGAGCTGCAGTCGAAGCTGCTGCGCGTTCTCGAAACCGGCACTTTGCTCCGCATCGGAGGCGACCAGCCGGTCGAGGTCGACACGCGAGTCATCGCCACCACCTCGCAAACGCCCAAAGGAGCCGTCGAGTCGGGACACCTGCGGCAGGACCTGAGCTATCGCCTGTCGGTGTTCCCGATCCACATGCCGCCGCTGCGCGAGCGCGGTGAGGACATTTCCTTGCTGGCGGAGCTCTTCCTGGCCCGTCTCAATCGTCAAACCGGCAGCGAGAAATACTTCAGCGCCGAATCGATCGCCGTCCTCGAGGGTCACGAGTGGCCCGGGAACGTCCGCGAGCTCGAGAACGTCGTGCATCGAGCCCACATCCTCTCCGACCACGCCGAGATCGACCCCCGCTGCCTGCCGGAAGAAATCGGTGGCCGGGCTCACTCCGGACGCTCCCTCCACTTCCGCCTCGGGTCCTCGATCGCGGACGTCGAGCGTGAGCTGATCCTGGCCACCCTCGATTACTTCGACGGCAACAAGCGCAAGACCGCGGATGTCCTGGGAGTCAGCCTCAAGACGCTCTACAACCGGTTGAACGCCTACCGCCGGGAAGAGGAAGAGGAGAACCAGTAG